Proteins encoded together in one Acanthochromis polyacanthus isolate Apoly-LR-REF ecotype Palm Island chromosome 12, KAUST_Apoly_ChrSc, whole genome shotgun sequence window:
- the derl1 gene encoding derlin-1: protein MSDIGDWFRSIPFITRSWFAASIAVPLVGKLGLINFRHFLLVPELFFNRFQLWRPVTATLYFPISPGTGFLYLVNLYFLYHYSTRLETGAFDGRPADYIFMLLFNWICIVITGLLMNMRLLMIPLIMSVLYVWAQFNKDMIVSFWFGTRFKAHYLPWVILAFNFIIGGSFVDELTGNLVGHLYFFLMFKYPMDLGGRSFLSTPEFLYRFFPNRRGGISGFGVPPSRRPAAQEPAAGGGGGGGRHNWGQGFRLGGE from the exons ATGTCGGACATCGGGGACTGGTTCAGAAGCATCCCTTTCATCACCCGGTCCTGGTTCGCTGCCTCCATTGCTGTTCCCTTGGTAGGGAAACTAGGGTTGATTAATTTCAGGCACTTCCTGCTGGTCCCGGAGCTCTTCTTTAACAGATTTCAG cTCTGGAGACCAGTGACAGCCACCCTTTATTTCCCAATATCCCCCGGTACTGGGTTTCTGTACCTGGTCAACCTGTATTTCCTCTACCACTATTCCACCCGGTTAGAGACAG GGGCTTTTGATGGCAGACCTGCAGACTATATCTTCATGCTCCTCTTCAACTGGATCTGCATTGTT ATTACTGGGCTGCTGATGAACATGCGG CTGCTGATGATCCCACTGATTATGTCAGTGTTGTACGTCTGGGCTCAGTTCAACAAAGACATGATCGTGTCCTTCTGGTTCGGAACGCGATTCAAG GCACATTATCTACCTTGGGTCATCCTGGCCTTCAACTTTATCATCGGAGGGTC TTTTGTGGATGAACTGACAGGAAATCTAGTGGGTCACCTCTACTTCTTCCTCATGTTCAAATACCCCATGGACCTGGGAGGACGCTCCTTCCTCTCCACACCAGAGTTCTT GTACCGGTTCTTCCCCAACAGGAGGGGAGGGATATCAGGCTTCGGAGTTCCTCCCAGCAGAAGGCCGGCTGCCCAGGAACCAGCAgcaggaggcggaggaggaggaggacgccACAACTGGGGTCAAGGCTTCCGTCTGGGGGGCGAATGA
- the LOC110948240 gene encoding zinc fingers and homeoboxes protein 2, which translates to MSSRRKASTPCMIRPEQTMVELDDDAEESHNMEMTTESHTQREPMDTDLSTQAELSMASDLMGKASDPPTAPDKPAAEPPDISKPQRRQQGGYECKYCPFSTQNLNTFKEHVDANHPNVILNPLYLCAVCNFNTKKFDTLTEHNERCHPGESNFKFKRIKMNNQTILEQTIEGCSNNAVIYNTSGTISGKGDEIGILPLSKPSTVKIGKPKLMDNKRTESQLAKLTPDLAKKPVTALNVNGTVIIPESTLLKADGLSHIMPSLQRPLNYTQVPKIAVPLNTTKYNPSLDDNLTLISSFNKFPYPTQAELSWLTAASKHPEEQIKVWFTTQRLKQGISWSPEEVEEARKKMFNGTISSVPQTFTVVAPQLSSQPSTNQSAQTSSSKSLQSAASVLQSLPCQLLGQTSLVLTPVANGSTVTCAPLALTVANQMAQSLKRPLASPVIATESKRPSIIQTISAPMATSKLASPRVLSFTVDPNKTAEQLSVLRSSYTQCPFPEEDEIYRLIENTGLSRGEIKKWFSEQRLLNLKGVPPPPVLVKAEVTPPPKDGPVKKAVPNQFPLLERVKGKSSEQLKALEESFQRSSSPTEAALDQLAQETKLSKTEVDCWFSERRALRDNMEKALLSMASKNSEERAERPGALLNGASHREQDGKSLRSSPHPPVLSSSSSSSSPPVLAASSPRPPTHSSSASPPILTSSCSSSPHPPILSASTSPAPISSRSLALLREMFCRTQWPSPEEYSQLEVQTSLGRTDIVRWFKDHRSALKNGETLDWMEGVQNQNFAEQQKADQEQNGQSSEKNQSVSLEDKTLKVEEAGEKVAATEHSKQSEQDKVEWLTDRLSHHVTDLSRTRPDQTGSNSADKGRWVKVTVAVGEESEGGVERPRLATDTDVLTLEQPGRVTG; encoded by the exons ATGTCGAGTCGACGTAAGGCCTCCACGCCCTGCATGATCCGCCCAGAGCAAACCATGGTGGAGCTGGATGATGATGCAGAGGAGTCGCACAACATGGAG ATGACAACAGAGAGCCATACTCAGAGGGAACCCATGGATACAGATCTGTCAACACAAGCAGAGCTGTCGATGGCTTCGGATCTAATGGGAAAGGCCTCGGACCCCCCTACAGCTCCTGACAAACCAGCAGCGGAACCACCAGACATTTCAAAGCCTCAGCGTAGGCAGCAGGGGGGCTACGAGTGCAAATACTGCCCCTTCTCCACGCAGAACCTCAACACCTTCAAAGAACACGTAGACGCCAACCACCCCAACGTCATTCTCAACCCGCTGTACCTGTGCGCCGTCTGTAACTTCAACACAAAGAAGTTCGACACCCTGACTGAGCACAACGAGCGGTGTCACCCCGGGGAGAGCAACTTTAAGTTCAAACgcatcaaaatgaacaaccaGACAATCTTGGAACAGACAATAGAGGGCTGCAGCAACAACGCTGTCATTTACAACACTTCTGGCACCATTTCTGGCAAAGGGGATGAAATCGGCATTTTGCCACTGAGCAAACCCAGCACAGTCAAGATTGGTAAACCAAAATTAATGGATAACAAACGGACAGAGTCTCAGTTGGCTAAACTGACCCCCGATCTGGCTAAGAAACCAGTCACAGCGCTCAACGTGAACGGGACGGTCATCATACCGGAGTCGACTCTACTCAAAGCAGATGGCCTTTCTCACATCATGCCTTCCCTACAGCGGCCTCTGAACTATACCCAG GTGCCGAAGATCGCAGTGCCCCTCAACACAACCAAATACAACCCCTCCCTGGACGACAACCTGACGCTCATCTCCTCCTTCAACAAGTTCCCCTACCCGACACAGGCCGAGCTGTCCTGGCTCACGGCCGCCTCCAAACATCCAGAGGAGCAAATCAAAGTCTGGTTCACCACACAGAGGCTCAAACAGGGCATCAGCTGGTCCCCCGAGGAG GTGGAAGAAGCCAGGAAGAAAATGTTCAACGGTACAATCTCCTCCGTGCCTCAGACTTTCACCGTGGTTGCTCCTCAGCTCAGCTCCCAGCCGTCGACCAACCAGTCCGCACAAACGTCATCGTCCAAGTCCCTGCAGTCGGCAGCCTCGGTCCTCCAGTCCCTCCCCTGTCAGCTGCTGGGACAGACCAGCCTCGTCCTGACTCCTGTCGCCAACGGATCTACTGTCACTTGTGCACCTCTGGCTCTCACAGTGGCAAACCAG ATGGCCCAGTCGCTCAAACGACCTTTGGCCTCTCCTGTGATCGCCACAGAGAGCAAGCGACCCTCCATCATTCAGACCATCTCTGCGCCCATGGCCACATCCAAGCTGGCATCACCCAGAGTGCTGAGTTTCACAGTTGACCCCAATaaaacagcagagcagctgtCAGTGCTGAGGTCCAGCTACACACAGTGTCCCTTCCCTGAGGAAGATGAG ATCTACAGACTGATAGAAAACACCGGGCTTTCCAGAGGAGAGATTAAGAAATGGTTCAGTGAGCAGAGACTCCTCAATCTCAAAG GTGTTCCTCCGCCACCTGTGCTGGTGAAAGCAGAGGTAACGCCACCACCTAAAGACGGCCCAGTAAAGAAAGCAGTTCCCAACCAGTTCCCACTGCTGGAGAGAGTGAAGGGGAAATCATCAGAGCAGCTGAAGGCGCTGGAGGAGAGTTTCCAGAGAAGCAGTTCTCCAACAGAGGCAGCATTAG accAGCTGGCCCAGGAGACCAAGCTGTCCAAGACGGAGGTGGACTGCTGGTTTTCAGAGCGCCGGGCCCTGAGAGATAACATGGAGAAAGCTTTACTCAGCATGGCCTCCAAGAACTCGGAGGAGCGAGCCGAGCGGCCGGGAGCGCTGCTGAACGGGGCTTCACACCGAGAGCAGGACGGGAAGTCTCTGCGCTCCTCCCCTCACCCGCCCGTcctctcatcttcctcctcctcctcctcccctcctgtGCTCGCAGCTTCCTCCCCCCGTCCACCGACCCACTCCTCATCTGCGTCTCCGCCCATCCTCACTTCATCTTGCTCCTCTTCCCCTCATCCTCCCATCCTGTCGGCCTCCACAAGCCCAGCTCCCATCAGCAGCCGCTCGCTCGCACTGCTCAGGGAG ATGTTCTGTCGGACCCAGTGGCCGTCTCCTGAGGAATACAGCCAGCTGGAGGTCCAGACAAGCCTGGGACGCACCGACATTGTCCGCTGGTTCAAGGACCACCGCTCAGCGCTGAAGAACGGTGAAACTCTAGACTGGATGGAAGGCGTCCAGAATCAAAACTTTGCTGAGCAGCAGAAAGCCGACCAGGAACAGAACGGTCAGAGTTCTGAGAAAAACCAGAGCGTTTCCTTGGAAGACAAGACTTTGAAAG TGGAGGAGGCTGGTGAGAAGGTAGCAGCTACAGAGCACTCCAAACAGTCTGAGCAAGACAAAGTCGAGTGGTTGACTGACAGGTTGTCCCACCATGTGACGGACCTGAGCCGGACCAGGCCGGACCAGACCGGCTCAAACAGCGCTGACAAAGGGAG GTGGGTAAAGGTGACTGTGGCAGTGGGGGAGGAGAGCGAAGGAGGAGTGGAAAGACCGAGGCTGGCAACGGACACTGACGTTCTGACCTTGGAGCAACCGGGGAGGGTCACTGGTTGA